The following coding sequences lie in one Capsicum annuum cultivar UCD-10X-F1 chromosome 5, UCD10Xv1.1, whole genome shotgun sequence genomic window:
- the LOC107870860 gene encoding putative clathrin assembly protein At2g01600: MGTLQSWRKAYGALKDHTTVGLAHVNSDFKDVDVAIVKATNHVECPPKDRHLRKILVYTSAIRPRADVAYCIHALARRLAKTHNWTVALKTLIVIHRTLREGDPTFREELLNFQQRGRVLQMSNFKDDSSPIAWDCSAWVRTYALFLEERLECFRVLKYDIEGERLPKPAQGQEKGYSRTRELPSEELLEQLPALQQLLYRLIGCRPEGAAVGNYVIQYALALVLKESFKIYCAINDGIINLIDKFFDMPRHEAIKALDIYKRAGQQAMSLSDFYEVCKGLELARNFQFPDLREPPQSFLVTMEEYIKEAPRIVSVPIETLDYPERLMLTYKQEDEPSASEDAQDSANETPPPPLHEDDAIVSTTEAPAPPMPPPPSSLESDDLLGLNAPTGYASAIEESNALALAIVPSGTTPFDSNPAQPKDFDPTGWELALVTTPSSDLSAAQERQLAGGLDSLTLNSLYDEGAYRASQRPVYGAPAPNPFEVADPFAMSSTMPPPPSVQMAVPPQHQVNPFGPFEPAYPQPQNPMMNPHNPFGDAAFSAFPANHVAHPQTTNPFGTTGLI; encoded by the exons ATGGGTACACTTCAAAGTTGGAGAAAAGCATATGGTGCTCTCAAAGACCATACAACTGTTGGCCTTGCCCATGTTAATAGCGATTTCAAG GATGTGGATGTCGCGATCGTTAAGGCAACTAATCATGTTGAGTGTCCACCAAAAGACCGACATCTTAGAA AAATTTTGGTTTATACATCAGCAATACGACCTCGTGCTGACGTTGCGTACTGCATACACGCACTTGCGAGGCGATTGGCGAAGACACATAATTGGACG GTAGCACTGAAGACATTGATAGTAATCCACAGAACATTGAGGGAAGGTGATCCAACATTTAGAGAGGAACTATTGAATTTCCAACAAAGAGGACGCGTTCTCCAAATGTCCAATTTCAAAGATGATTCAAGCCCAATTG CTTGGGACTGTTCTGCCTGGGTACGAACATATGCACTCTTTCTGGAAGAACGGCTTGAATGCTTTAGGGTTCTGAAGTATGATATTGAAGGAGAGCGCCTTCCTAAACCTGCCCAAGGGCAAGAAAAG GGATACAGCAGAACTAGGGAATTACCCAGTGAGGAACTTTTGGAGCAGTTGCCTGCTTTGCAGCAGTTGTTGTATCGTCTTATCGGATGTCGG CCTGAGGGAGCCGCAGTTGGAAATTACGTGATACAATATGCCCTTGCCCtg GTCCTCAAGGAGAGCTTCAAAATCTATTGTGCTATAAATGATGGAATAATTAATCTTATTGACAAG TTTTTTGACATGCCAAGACATGAAGCTATTAAGGCGCTTGATATCTACAAACGAGCTGGCCAGCAG GCCATGAGCCTCTCTGACTTTTATGAGGTATGCAAAGGATTGGAACTTGCCAGGAACTTCCAGTTTCCTGATTTGAGAGAG CCTCCGCAGTCCTTCCTTGTGACCATGGAAGAGTATATAAAAGAAGCACCCCGGATAGTCTCTGTGCCAATAGAAACTCTG GATTATCCGGAAAGGCTTATGCTTACGTATAAACAAGAGGATGAACCTTCAGCTTCTGAAGATGCTCAAGATTCAGCTAACGAAACCCCACCACCTCCTCTGCATGAAGATGATGCTATTGTTTCAACCACCGAAGCTCCTGCCCCACCAATGCCTCCGCCCCCAAGCAGCTTGGAATCTGATGATTTACTG GGGCTAAATGCACCAACTGGTTATGCATCAGCAATTGAGGAAAGCAATGCTTTGGCTTTGGCTATAGTTCCATCTG GGACAACACCATTTGATTCAAACCCTGCTCAGCCAAAAGATTTTGATCCTACTGGATGGGAGCTTGCGTTGGTCACTACTCCCAGCAGCGACTTATCTGCAGCTCAGGAGAGACAATTG GCTGGTGGATTGGACTCCCTCACGCTCAATAGTTTGTATGATGAGGGAGCATATAGAGCATCTCAACGACCAGTATATGGTGCACCAGCCCCTAATCCATTTGAAGTTGCTGATCCATTTGCCATGTCTAGCACCATGCCTCCCCCTCCATCAGTACAAATGGCTGTGCCGCCTCAACATCAAGTTAATCCTTTTGGACCATTTGAACCTGCCTATCCACAACCCCAGAACCCAATGATGAATCCCCACAATCCTTTTGGTGATGCAGCGTTCAGTGCATTTCCTGCCAATCATGTTGCTCATCCACAAACAACAAATCCATTTGGGACCACCGGCCTGATATAA